One genomic segment of Trichocoleus sp. includes these proteins:
- a CDS encoding histidine phosphatase family protein, with translation MLVRHGESTYNVERRVQGHCDLSSLTEAGQAGAQQVGIALQGISFTAAYSSPLKRASQTAQIILSCISENGGSTPELRFTDNLKEINLLQWEGLTFEEVEQQFPEGYQIWQTRPQDLCMKQDSPNEAQDFYPVRALYEQARQFWQEVLPNHDGETILVVAHSGINRCLITAAMGLDVESYKALHQSNCGISVLNFAGVLGEQVQLESVNLTAHLGDPLPKPRKNQGLRFLLVRHGETNWNRDKRFQGQIDVPLNEQGRFQSGQAAAFLKDIPIDRAVTSPMLRPKETAEIILQNHPDITLETDDRLCEISHGLWEGKLEAEIEAAYPGELKRWQQVPETVQMPEGENLQQVWDRATVAWDAIVDSTPVNPDRITTVLVVAHDAVNKAILGYLMGQGPASFWAFKQGNGAVTVIDYPQGAAGKPLIQALNITIHLGSVLDKTAAGAL, from the coding sequence ATTCTCGTTCGGCATGGAGAAAGCACCTATAACGTTGAGCGTCGGGTGCAGGGGCATTGTGATTTATCGAGTCTGACGGAAGCGGGTCAGGCAGGAGCACAGCAGGTTGGAATCGCGCTGCAGGGGATCTCTTTTACTGCGGCTTACAGCAGTCCGTTGAAACGAGCCAGTCAAACAGCACAAATCATTTTGTCTTGTATCAGCGAAAATGGTGGCTCGACGCCTGAACTGCGGTTTACAGACAATCTGAAAGAAATTAATTTGCTGCAATGGGAAGGGTTGACCTTTGAAGAAGTTGAGCAGCAGTTTCCAGAAGGGTATCAAATCTGGCAGACTCGCCCTCAAGATCTCTGCATGAAGCAGGACAGCCCGAACGAAGCACAGGATTTTTACCCAGTACGGGCACTGTATGAGCAGGCGCGGCAATTTTGGCAGGAGGTCTTGCCCAACCATGACGGAGAAACAATTCTAGTTGTTGCTCACAGTGGGATCAACCGCTGTTTGATTACGGCAGCAATGGGTTTAGATGTTGAGAGCTACAAGGCATTGCATCAGTCAAACTGCGGCATTAGCGTCTTGAACTTTGCGGGTGTCTTAGGCGAACAGGTGCAGCTTGAATCCGTGAATCTAACGGCGCACTTGGGCGATCCCTTGCCCAAACCTCGCAAAAACCAGGGGCTTCGCTTCTTGCTGGTGCGGCATGGCGAAACCAATTGGAATCGAGACAAGCGGTTCCAGGGACAGATTGATGTACCGCTCAACGAGCAGGGACGGTTTCAGTCAGGTCAGGCAGCCGCTTTCCTGAAAGACATCCCCATTGATCGCGCTGTCACTAGCCCGATGCTTCGCCCGAAAGAAACCGCAGAAATTATTCTGCAAAATCACCCAGACATAACGCTGGAAACTGACGATCGCCTCTGCGAAATTAGCCATGGACTCTGGGAAGGCAAATTAGAAGCCGAAATTGAAGCTGCTTATCCAGGTGAACTGAAGCGATGGCAACAGGTTCCTGAAACCGTACAAATGCCTGAGGGGGAAAACCTGCAGCAGGTTTGGGATCGAGCCACTGTTGCCTGGGATGCGATCGTTGATTCTACGCCAGTGAACCCCGATCGAATTACAACGGTTCTGGTTGTGGCGCATGATGCGGTCAATAAAGCAATTCTGGGCTATTTGATGGGTCAAGGGCCTGCTTCTTTTTGGGCATTTAAGCAGGGCAATGGAGCTGTTACAGTCATTGACTATCCCCAGGGAGCAGCCGGCAAGCCCTTAATTCAGGCGCTCAATATTACGATCCATTTGGGTAGCGTACTGGATAAGACTGCGGCTGGAGCTTTGTAG
- a CDS encoding Mo-dependent nitrogenase C-terminal domain-containing protein, which yields MHTSSVIHSNHSCRFTLLQPIRLWVDRFQVRDPQTARKLAKLIPPQCPFERDIKFFGHTLLHIPPLCKLNPLYEEVVALRFRALCYLADECGEDIRPYC from the coding sequence ATGCACACCTCATCCGTAATTCATTCTAATCATTCTTGCCGATTCACCCTGCTTCAGCCTATCCGTCTATGGGTAGATCGTTTCCAGGTTCGTGATCCCCAAACGGCTCGCAAACTCGCAAAACTAATCCCGCCACAGTGCCCGTTTGAGCGAGATATCAAATTCTTTGGTCATACCTTGCTTCATATTCCGCCCCTCTGCAAATTAAACCCACTCTACGAGGAGGTTGTGGCACTGCGGTTTCGGGCACTTTGCTATCTAGCCGATGAATGCGGCGAAGACATTCGTCCTTACTGCTAA
- a CDS encoding dihydroorotase — protein MTADLLRQVRILDPVAHTDRTADVLILDGVIQAVEAEISEFPSKAQVHQGTGLILGTGLVDLYSHSGEPGFEDRETLDSLLQSAIAGGFTRLTLLPDTLPVVDDPASVAWFHAQTQKRSVPQILNWGALTQGIKGEQMVELVELAESGVVGFADGQPIQSQILLRRVLEYAQVLNKPIAFWCCDKELTGNGVVREGNESMRLGLPGSPAYAETAPLAALLECVATIGTPVHLMRVSTARSVELIRAAKARDLPVTASTTWMHLLLDITSVRCYDPSLHLAPPLGNPEDQAALIQGIKDGTLDAIAIDHTPLTYEEKTVAFAESPPGAIGLELALPLLWHGLIESGKLSALTLWRALSTHPAYCLKQTPAQIEINQPAELILFDPQQPWQVTPQTLKSRSSNTPWLGQEIRGRVIKTWG, from the coding sequence ATGACCGCTGACCTGCTGCGCCAAGTTCGGATTCTTGATCCGGTTGCCCACACCGATCGCACTGCCGATGTTTTGATTCTCGATGGTGTGATTCAGGCAGTTGAAGCCGAAATTTCTGAGTTTCCGTCTAAAGCTCAGGTGCATCAGGGAACAGGCTTGATCTTAGGGACAGGCTTAGTTGATCTCTACAGTCACTCTGGCGAACCCGGTTTTGAAGATCGAGAAACGCTGGATTCCCTGCTTCAGTCGGCAATCGCCGGAGGGTTTACTCGTCTGACCCTGCTGCCTGATACGCTGCCTGTGGTCGATGATCCAGCATCGGTTGCCTGGTTTCATGCCCAGACTCAGAAGCGATCGGTTCCCCAAATCTTGAACTGGGGTGCACTGACCCAGGGAATAAAGGGCGAACAGATGGTGGAGCTGGTGGAGTTAGCCGAATCGGGCGTTGTTGGGTTTGCAGACGGTCAACCGATTCAGTCTCAAATTTTGCTGCGTCGTGTTCTGGAATATGCTCAAGTGCTCAATAAGCCGATCGCCTTCTGGTGCTGCGATAAGGAACTGACTGGCAATGGCGTAGTGCGAGAAGGAAATGAGTCGATGCGGTTAGGGCTTCCTGGTAGCCCAGCCTATGCTGAAACGGCTCCTTTGGCGGCATTGCTGGAATGTGTGGCAACGATCGGCACTCCGGTTCACCTAATGCGTGTCTCGACTGCCAGAAGCGTTGAGTTGATTCGGGCGGCAAAGGCAAGGGATCTGCCTGTGACTGCTAGTACCACTTGGATGCACCTGCTCCTAGACATTACCTCAGTCCGTTGCTATGATCCCAGCCTGCATCTTGCTCCACCGCTCGGCAATCCAGAAGATCAAGCAGCTCTGATTCAAGGGATCAAAGACGGCACATTGGATGCAATTGCGATCGACCACACCCCCTTAACTTACGAGGAAAAGACCGTTGCCTTTGCAGAGTCTCCTCCAGGGGCGATCGGCTTAGAATTGGCTTTACCCCTGTTGTGGCATGGGCTTATAGAATCAGGCAAACTCTCTGCACTGACCCTCTGGCGTGCCCTGAGTACCCATCCGGCTTACTGCTTAAAACAGACTCCTGCCCAAATTGAAATCAATCAGCCTGCCGAACTGATTTTGTTTGACCCACAACAGCCTTGGCAAGTTACACCGCAAACGCTCAAGTCGCGATCGAGTAATACTCCCTGGCTGGGGCAAGAGATTCGGGGACGGGTGATTAAAACCTGGGGATAA
- a CDS encoding S-layer homology domain-containing protein, with translation MERFIGALSLTFLLSSLAAVAQVAPTHDPVNLGIKSGLSFFSKDLSETNTLLSRAELASILVKTFHLDKQPPTSEIPLQDVSSTHWAYRDIQLVLSNGIMTGYRQGRFFPDQRMTRAEAFSILAQAHGIFQFSEPTVTEILAKYPDAAQIPAWARKPMATALAEGFINIRQEQRIDPLSPMTRADMSYALNQYLSRRKSPLKFPPQAHHSLNEWVK, from the coding sequence ATGGAGCGATTTATTGGTGCCCTATCCTTAACCTTTCTGTTGTCTAGTTTGGCAGCAGTTGCTCAGGTTGCGCCGACGCATGATCCTGTCAATTTAGGGATAAAATCTGGGCTCAGTTTCTTCTCAAAAGATCTGTCCGAAACCAACACTTTGCTGAGCCGAGCCGAACTGGCAAGTATTCTTGTTAAAACCTTTCACCTCGATAAACAACCACCCACATCCGAAATCCCCCTCCAAGATGTTTCTTCAACGCATTGGGCATATCGAGATATCCAGCTTGTTCTCAGTAATGGCATCATGACTGGCTATCGCCAAGGCAGGTTTTTCCCAGACCAACGGATGACCCGTGCTGAAGCGTTCTCGATTTTGGCTCAAGCACACGGAATCTTTCAGTTCTCTGAACCAACTGTCACAGAGATTTTGGCAAAGTACCCTGATGCTGCTCAAATTCCGGCGTGGGCAAGGAAGCCGATGGCAACAGCCCTGGCTGAAGGATTTATCAACATTCGTCAGGAACAGCGAATTGATCCCCTCAGTCCAATGACTCGTGCTGATATGTCCTATGCTCTCAACCAATACTTATCTCGTCGGAAAAGTCCGTTGAAGTTTCCACCACAAGCCCATCACTCTCTCAATGAGTGGGTAAAATAA
- a CDS encoding zinc-dependent alcohol dehydrogenase family protein yields the protein MKAVLMTATGSPEVLQIHDVPPPQIQRDRDLLIRLKAAGINPIDTKLRQRGTFYPDQMPAILGCDGAGVIEAIGSGVQQFQAGDAVYFCQGGLGGHSGNYAEYIVVDERFVARKPTSISFAEAAAAPLVLITAWEALYDRARLEAGRTVLIHAGTGGVGHVAIQLAKLAGATVCTTVSSAEKARFAQQLGADHTIFYRQTDPVQAILDWTDGAGVDLTFDTVGSSVLSQSFAQTAVYGDVVTILAADAQTDWKTARDRNLRVSYELMLTPMLKGMVQAQQDQAKILQQCARLIDQGEIRIHLHQTFPLVEAASAHRLLETGSMTGKLVLTME from the coding sequence GTGAAAGCCGTCTTAATGACTGCGACAGGCAGTCCCGAAGTATTGCAGATTCATGACGTACCGCCGCCTCAAATCCAGCGGGATCGAGATTTGCTGATTCGCCTCAAAGCCGCCGGAATTAACCCAATCGACACGAAGCTTCGTCAACGCGGCACATTTTATCCAGATCAAATGCCCGCAATTTTAGGCTGTGATGGGGCGGGTGTGATAGAAGCAATCGGTTCTGGGGTACAGCAGTTTCAAGCCGGGGATGCTGTCTACTTTTGCCAGGGTGGGCTAGGTGGGCATTCGGGCAATTACGCTGAGTATATTGTCGTTGATGAGCGATTTGTGGCTCGTAAGCCAACATCCATTAGTTTTGCTGAAGCCGCCGCCGCACCACTCGTGCTGATTACTGCCTGGGAAGCGCTGTACGATCGTGCCCGTTTAGAAGCCGGACGAACCGTACTCATCCATGCTGGGACGGGCGGAGTGGGTCATGTGGCAATTCAGCTTGCCAAACTTGCCGGAGCGACTGTCTGCACAACGGTTAGTTCAGCAGAAAAAGCTCGCTTTGCTCAGCAACTTGGCGCAGATCACACCATTTTCTACCGTCAAACTGACCCTGTTCAAGCCATTCTAGACTGGACAGATGGAGCAGGGGTAGACCTGACATTTGATACGGTAGGCAGCTCTGTTCTCTCCCAAAGCTTTGCCCAAACTGCTGTCTATGGCGATGTTGTGACAATTTTGGCTGCCGATGCTCAAACAGACTGGAAAACAGCCCGCGATCGAAACCTACGGGTTAGCTACGAATTGATGCTCACTCCCATGCTCAAAGGGATGGTTCAAGCCCAGCAGGATCAGGCAAAAATTTTGCAGCAGTGCGCTCGGTTAATTGACCAAGGAGAAATTAGGATTCACCTGCATCAGACATTTCCCCTGGTTGAAGCAGCATCAGCTCACCGTTTGCTCGAAACAGGTTCAATGACTGGAAAGTTAGTTCTGACGATGGAATAA
- the fumC gene encoding class II fumarate hydratase, protein MSAANSQTRLETDSMGAIEVPIDCYWGAQTQRSLRYFAIGDDVMPREMIRAIGILKRSAAVVNRALGKLAAEKANLMIQAADEVIAGELDDHFPLRIWQTGSGTQTNMNANEVIANRAIELAGGVLGSKQPVHPNDHVNLSQSSNDTFPTAMHIAAVEEIVHRLIPAVQQLRDALADKAEAFQAIIKIGRTHLMDAVPLTLGQEFGGYVSQLDKDLVRIEAALADLYELAIGGTAVGTGLNTHPEFADRVAAEIAELTQLPFVSAPDKFAALAAHDAIVMSSGTLKTLACSLMKIANDIRWLGSGPRCGLGELQLPENEPGSSIMPGKVNPTQCEAMTMVCAQVIGNDTAIGIAGSQGNFELNVFKPMLIFNLLNSIRLLSGACTMFTAHLVVGIQPNRDRIDYFLTNSLMLVTALNPHIGYDAAAKVAKKAFAEGKTLREACVELGFLSAEAFDRLVRPAEMISPEKG, encoded by the coding sequence ATGTCTGCTGCCAATTCTCAAACACGCCTTGAAACAGACAGCATGGGAGCGATCGAAGTCCCTATTGATTGCTATTGGGGAGCACAGACACAGCGATCCTTGCGCTACTTTGCGATCGGGGACGATGTCATGCCCCGAGAGATGATTCGGGCGATCGGAATTCTCAAGCGATCGGCAGCAGTGGTGAATCGGGCATTGGGAAAGCTTGCTGCAGAAAAAGCAAATTTAATGATTCAGGCAGCAGATGAAGTGATTGCGGGTGAACTTGATGACCATTTTCCGCTGCGAATCTGGCAGACGGGCAGCGGTACGCAGACCAATATGAACGCTAACGAAGTGATTGCCAATCGGGCGATCGAACTGGCAGGAGGAGTTCTGGGCAGTAAACAGCCAGTTCACCCCAATGATCACGTTAATTTATCGCAGTCCTCGAATGATACTTTTCCAACCGCAATGCATATTGCAGCCGTGGAAGAAATTGTGCATCGGTTAATCCCGGCAGTGCAGCAGTTGCGCGATGCGTTGGCAGACAAGGCGGAGGCGTTTCAAGCAATTATCAAAATCGGGCGTACCCACTTAATGGATGCTGTGCCACTGACACTGGGACAGGAATTCGGCGGTTATGTCTCGCAGCTTGACAAAGATTTAGTCAGAATTGAAGCTGCTTTGGCTGATCTGTATGAATTAGCGATCGGCGGCACAGCCGTTGGTACAGGTTTGAACACTCACCCAGAATTTGCTGATCGAGTCGCAGCCGAAATTGCTGAGCTCACCCAGTTACCCTTTGTCTCTGCCCCAGATAAATTTGCAGCGCTTGCAGCCCATGATGCGATCGTCATGTCGAGCGGCACACTCAAAACGCTTGCCTGTTCTCTAATGAAAATTGCCAATGATATTCGGTGGTTAGGGTCAGGTCCACGCTGTGGCTTAGGCGAGTTGCAGTTGCCGGAAAATGAACCGGGATCATCAATCATGCCGGGAAAAGTTAACCCAACCCAATGTGAAGCGATGACCATGGTTTGTGCTCAGGTCATTGGTAACGATACAGCGATTGGCATTGCTGGAAGTCAGGGCAACTTTGAACTCAATGTGTTCAAGCCCATGCTGATTTTTAATTTGCTCAATTCGATTCGGCTGCTGTCCGGAGCCTGCACCATGTTCACGGCTCATCTGGTGGTGGGAATTCAGCCTAATCGCGATCGAATTGATTATTTCCTCACAAACTCTCTGATGCTTGTCACAGCTTTGAATCCGCATATTGGTTACGATGCGGCGGCTAAGGTTGCCAAAAAAGCTTTTGCAGAAGGTAAAACGCTGCGTGAAGCCTGCGTCGAACTTGGGTTTTTATCGGCAGAGGCGTTCGATCGATTGGTGCGCCCAGCGGAGATGATTTCACCTGAGAAGGGATAG
- a CDS encoding type II CAAX endopeptidase family protein: MTQLKRLILGAITLVVLLLLGSSLFSSLNEPQITDRLQLYQTDLLLQTSELQAIPGSTDRLPTKEFLLGKDPIGTALEQYQTVRKSAEANLNQLQERLAQATHKLPNPDKGIAAAPTEPATPAEQTKQLQVTLQQQQALINQLDLRIGLLQAAQNKPSDALKTWTGLVDRLPDTADLTATAKTLIGLWSEPPRILPDVEQQVQKSLEGWFRDRSLSRLYGLQQRQDALTRLEALQQETAQKTLVRLALVSVAPVIGGLIGVVMLIAVVGQWLIRSKQPQTEKENYAWDVPWTGETIWLVLIVGFFFCGQIVIPLVLGSIGIDFSGFGTRAKAFYTLTYYLLMAGSGLLVLYLAIRSHLPLPEGWFRLTGKRNWFFWGISGYFVALPLMLAVSLINQQIWQGQGGSNPLLQIVLEEGDPVALGIFLFTAAVAAPVFEELLFRGFLLPSLTRYVPVSGAIALSSLVFAIAHLSLSEVLPLAVLGSVLGFVYTRSRGLLAPMLLHSLWNSITMIGLFTLGSGVN; the protein is encoded by the coding sequence ATGACTCAATTGAAACGGTTGATTTTAGGAGCAATTACTCTAGTCGTTTTGCTGCTGCTGGGCAGTTCACTCTTTAGCAGTTTGAATGAACCTCAAATCACCGATCGCCTTCAGCTTTATCAAACCGATCTGCTGCTGCAAACCAGTGAACTTCAAGCAATACCGGGATCGACCGATCGCCTACCCACAAAAGAATTTTTATTAGGGAAAGACCCGATCGGGACTGCCTTAGAGCAGTATCAAACAGTTCGCAAATCTGCCGAAGCAAACCTGAATCAGCTACAGGAACGGCTGGCACAAGCGACCCACAAATTGCCCAACCCTGATAAAGGAATTGCAGCAGCTCCAACAGAACCCGCAACTCCTGCAGAACAAACCAAGCAGCTCCAGGTGACACTTCAGCAGCAGCAGGCATTAATCAATCAACTTGATCTCAGAATTGGGCTATTACAAGCAGCGCAAAACAAACCCTCTGATGCTCTAAAAACCTGGACAGGTTTAGTCGATCGTCTACCTGATACCGCTGATCTCACAGCAACGGCAAAGACCCTTATTGGTCTCTGGAGCGAGCCACCCCGCATCTTGCCAGACGTAGAACAGCAGGTGCAAAAATCCTTGGAAGGGTGGTTTCGGGATCGATCGTTGAGTCGCTTATATGGCTTGCAGCAGCGTCAAGATGCCCTCACTCGCCTCGAAGCTTTACAGCAGGAAACTGCACAGAAAACCTTGGTCAGGCTTGCCCTGGTTAGTGTTGCCCCTGTGATTGGCGGTTTAATCGGTGTCGTTATGCTGATTGCTGTTGTGGGGCAGTGGCTCATTCGCAGCAAGCAACCCCAGACCGAAAAAGAAAACTACGCCTGGGATGTGCCTTGGACGGGCGAAACCATCTGGCTCGTTCTAATTGTTGGCTTTTTCTTCTGTGGTCAAATTGTAATCCCGCTGGTGCTTGGCTCGATCGGCATTGATTTCTCAGGATTTGGAACTCGTGCCAAAGCTTTTTATACGCTCACTTACTATTTGTTGATGGCAGGCTCTGGGCTGCTGGTGCTGTATCTAGCAATCAGGTCTCACCTGCCGCTTCCTGAGGGTTGGTTCCGTTTGACTGGAAAGCGCAACTGGTTTTTCTGGGGGATCAGCGGCTACTTTGTGGCGCTACCGCTGATGCTGGCTGTCTCACTGATTAATCAGCAAATTTGGCAAGGGCAGGGAGGCAGTAACCCACTGCTGCAGATTGTTTTAGAAGAAGGCGATCCCGTCGCGCTAGGGATATTTTTATTTACTGCGGCAGTTGCGGCTCCAGTCTTTGAGGAACTCTTGTTTCGCGGCTTTTTGCTGCCTTCATTAACGCGCTATGTTCCAGTTTCAGGAGCAATTGCACTCAGCAGTTTAGTCTTTGCGATTGCTCACTTAAGTTTGTCTGAAGTGTTGCCGCTGGCTGTGCTGGGATCAGTCCTAGGATTTGTTTACACCCGATCGCGTGGATTGCTCGCCCCGATGCTATTACACAGCTTATGGAACAGTATTACGATGATTGGTTTATTTACTTTGGGAAGTGGTGTGAATTAA
- a CDS encoding metal-sensitive transcriptional regulator, with translation MTASELHRPSSSEPEQDALTQPHNHDHPHLEETTHHAHVHSAESLRRVVNRLSRIEGHIRGIKMMVQENRACPDVLVQIAAVRGALDRVSRLILDEHLTECIARAAKEGNIAEEIEELKSALDRFLP, from the coding sequence ATGACAGCTTCCGAACTTCACCGCCCCTCATCGTCCGAGCCTGAACAGGATGCCTTAACACAGCCCCACAACCATGATCATCCCCATTTGGAAGAAACAACTCATCATGCCCATGTTCATAGTGCTGAGTCGTTACGGCGTGTAGTCAACCGTCTCTCTCGCATTGAAGGACATATTCGCGGGATCAAAATGATGGTGCAGGAAAATCGTGCCTGTCCCGATGTACTGGTACAGATTGCGGCAGTTCGCGGCGCACTCGATCGCGTTTCTCGATTGATCTTAGATGAACATCTGACAGAGTGTATTGCCCGTGCTGCTAAGGAAGGCAACATTGCCGAAGAGATCGAAGAACTAAAATCAGCCCTCGATCGCTTCTTACCTTAA